The window actcgtacaaccgcacaatgctaccacagggagactttaccaacaattgggctcacacgacccattaccacatcttgctccaaccttgagcacacgaaggattttaaccaacccttaaacacattgtacgaaaagtgtaccgcaacacaatcggagtcgaacaccacgctagtaggtataaaagaggcacctaatgtcgcgtcataaagactccattaccaacgcacatcgagatttaaaacactcgatctcaagggttccaaccaaccgacgaacctcatgattcgtcacttcaacatcaaagcgaacacgcgcttaacaaccaaacaccaaaaccattttcgTGGCTTGGTAGaagcgtttcccaaatactaaggaatgcttggttgcaccaagtcttacgcccttcgcccgtcaatcaaacatcaacatagggtacttccattaggaacgtcacccatagcataacatgcacaacaaaggcacgcaactcaaactcaaacggcatttaataaataatcaaaagacatatttatcaaaattaaacgtaccttaacgtctcatggccgcacccgtccccgctaacttggaacattccgacttacgatgtccttctttttggcaattgaagcacaccataccatcaccctttggtaccgaacattcccaagacttgtgacccctcacgccacaattgtaacatctagccgcactagaatccgacatacccgttcgcgtaccacccgtgctcacactcggacccttagccctcttactcggagcaccatatgaaacgacccttcgctcacttgaaggttcaccctttttcgatcatgaatacgactcgaaacctctagccaagtcgaataattccgaaaacgatttcgcttgaccccggctaattttacttttcaagtcatcattcaaggtccgataaaaATCTcacatcaacaaacgatcattccccaaatactccggacaaaaacgagccttcgccataaaggtcgtcttgagagtactcaaatccatagatccttgtcgcaaatttcgcaattcgttacgcaattcccacaaatcggccgaagtccggaactcctcgaagaattcctccttaaagtcgtcccacgataaagccataaacgtctcgccaccgacaagatcaatcttaccatccaaccaatcccttgccctaccccgcaacaaactcgtagcgagtctcgtctttctctcgggagggcaatcaatagtacggaaacacccttcgacgtccgaaatccaagttgtgcttaccaaaggatccggctttccgtcatacatcgggggtttagtcctcatgaagctcttaagataacgctccatttcaccactactttgaagttcggaatacctcctttccattctttcttctaacgcacccatttgctccgcaacggcggccgcaaccctagcgttaaactccacgtcattcgcctcggtctcgtttcgcgtcgtcattctaaagaatgcaaaacgattagtccacgaacgtgtaaaaccgtacgcacgacacagccccatcttgctaaacactcatcgtgcatcacttgttagacacgatttgcacccgtaataaggtttgcaagttcttattacgcacacatgccgcatcgactcgttagtacaacgaccgtctcgctcgatgatatacacaatcacaaccaaaattctacgcggtacaaacacacgcgagaattattatcaccacacaacaacatattaataatatccgcattactaatataaacgttagtcaacctatagccaaggcactaaccaaacccattccgacccgtaatcctacaagtcccgcaacaaattaagcacacacaaaagtctaagtctaggcacctatctcaagtcacctaaatcccttagaccatgctctgataccacttgtaacaacccaacccgttaaccaactaataacgcagaaaaaaaaatattttgctggtacagcaccTGGCGCggagcgccatatggccgcgcggcgcgccaaagtggcctgtccggaaagtctttaaacgcgaaaatgtttgaccacttcccgacgtatttagacaaaacgcttttaaccatacattaatatatgtagaactaacacgttccattaataaaattagttttacgaagaccgggcccacattggccgttttacgactttcgtacgaaaatacaagttttcaaccacatgactattaacacaaaataaagccgagcatggcgattggggatacgctaccccatcctaatcaatccaaaagcaagccttctaaagcaactacgcgagtccactagtccccgcttacccgagcctccgcatccatgcaatctataaaaagtcaacaacgagagggtaagctaacgcttagtgaatgataacatactacatacatatatatgtataaaatggacacgccacacaaatatcaaataccgcataccgaaacaTCCAAGCATAAAGCActatactaagcataccgtacgatctctaagcaacgagctaaagatacaacaacaatataagttcaccaacgacgatgtgaacaacgccaaatagctacacccggagggttagctacaacacaacaatacattaatatataacaatataaacgaacaaggttaacaccttaacccaataccgagaaccaaataccacaatgaagattggccgaactacacgagccttagtaatccgaaaccacacgagattactatcttcacaacatcgaggttggccgaactacacgagccttagtaatccgaaaccacacgagattactacctcaataagatgaccgaactacacgagtcaccatgaattcgaactacacgagattcatttccacaatacaataagatgaccgaaaccacacgcgtcatcgtgaatccgaatacacacgcgattcacttctcaatattatacccttcgtcattggggttatatcaaccacatcacaaccacgtgtgataatgtacacgcgaacgcgtacttcgccaaagatggtcaaccaaaacgcacaaccgtgccaattggactcatacaaaagtccatcaaatccatctatatgtgaagtgagctctatagccgagaatcacttcacccgacccgcacccatcctacacatacatatgcacataggatattatcactcaccttgaagtcttgaagaatgcttccaagtaatccgcaactcgccaatggaaagtacctattccattatcacaattacaacaatacatttagagtggatttacaaatcaacccaattcgtcacttagtgcaatttcgacccaaatgcacttccaagcacaaaccgtgcccaaaactaaccaataatcactaacacaagtgagaatagtcctaatacgccaattaaacccgaactcaagtgttaaacacgtgtcatacccattttgacactaaaaccctagttttgacccataaaggtcaaaatctcattctttacaagttttgacaccaaaacacatttaactcggttttacacttcaacttaatccattttaagtttataaacctcattaaatcgccaattgggtcacaatcaccaccaaaccctaatttgacccaaagtcaaagttagtcaacaaaataaccttaaatgggtttcaatacttccataatcactaacttaagtgattaaacccaatttcaagctctcaacatggccaattagttcaccaacccacaaTCCACCAAccattaacaataaacccgattactagcatcacaaaacccatttcatcatctaaaagggttttacaacaaactaactcaaaaccctaacttgaataaaaaatcaaataaatgaaattcggagtttgagcttaccaatactatcaccgcgtagccaagaacgagaggaacaactttagaacccgagcttttgatccaaacggcctccttcttctccaaaaccccaaatctctctctagaatctctctctctctctctctagatagttgggagtgatgaatggatgtgaaaatgatccaaaactgatccaaaccagctaatatggctcacaaatccggcctcaagtgaaattacccaaatacccttcatttaaaccaattaaaacaaaggattctgtcagcgccaaatggcgcggcgcgccccaaacccgcgcggcgcgcgatcctactgaaacagtttcttttgcattttaatttatatacaataaaacccacacccttgaacaccataatactcaagtaagtaagataattattcgggtcttacagtctgcgtggctaacggttcattagcgagaatcgttccctttgtattttggttaaccatggttatgtgttgtagtgtggcATATTGTAttattcgtgttatatgctattgttgtgctagcttgtattGTCGGAGATTTAGCTTTATACTTGAGACGGTATGCTAAttgaattgctagcgtgtatgaggtaattgtgtaagcgattgcaagtaagtagattatatatgtatatgtataattattgcattcactaagcgttagcttaccctctcgttgtttaaatttttatagatttgtgtggaggcggtggctcgggtaagcgtggggtctagtggacttgcatagtttgctttagaagacgtgcttttggattgataggattgggtagcgtatccccaatcaccatgctcggtctttattttgtgttaaaatcatgtggtcgaaaattgtattttgtgcgaaattcgtaaaacggaccgatgtgggcccggtgtcataaagcttgttttattatgaaaacttgtgagttttacttattataaggtgttgtgaaaaccgtttcgtctaaaagtgtcgggaagtgggagatctttaaaccaAAATTGAAAAGTTCGGACAGAACCTGAtcagccttgtgcgcgccgcgcacagaagGGGCTACGCGCCGCGCACCCCTctgttgtataaaaaaaataaaaaaaaatttctgcgtgttcggttggataacgggttgggtcgttacaattttGGAGAATAATACTTGGGTATTAACAGATTTACCACCGAGATGCAAACCTTTAGGAAACAAGTGGATCTTCAAGAAAAAGATGAAAGTCGATGGCATTGATAAGTTTAAAGCTATATTGGTTATTCAAGGCTTTAAACAAAAGGAGGGTATTGATTATTTCAATACATATGCTCCTGTTGCTCGTATCACTACTATTAGATTGTTAATAGCACTTGCTGCTACGTATGATCTAGTGAttcatcaaatggatgtcaaaacagcattcttgaatggtgatttaGAAGAGAAAGTGTATATGAGACAACCATAAGGGTTTGTTATGCCAAGTCAAGAGCATAAGGTGTGCAAGTTGATTAAATCATTGTACGGGCTGAAACAAGCTCCCAAGCAgtggcatcagaagtttgatgatatggTGTTGTTTAATGGTTTTGTACTAAATCAATCTGACAAATGTGTATATAGCAAATTCGATCAATCCGGAAAAGGTGTGATCATTTGCTTATACGTGGATGACATGTTGATCTTTGGTACTGACCAAGATCAAGTTGATAGAAAAAAGAGTTTTTTTCTTCGAAGTTCTCCATGAAGGACATGGGAGTGGCGGATGTAATCCTAGGCATAAGGATTAAAAGGGATGATAGAGGTATCACGATCACACAATCTTATTATATTGAGAAGATTCTGAAACGGTTTTAAGTGTGATCATTGTTCTCCCTTGAATACTCCTGTTGATAAAACTGTGAAGGTTATGCCCCATTCGGGTAAATATGTATCACAACTTAAATACTCTCGAGCAATTGGATGTTTGATGTATGCTATGACAAGCACACGCCCCGATATTGCTTTCATAGTGGGAAAACTGAGTATTCAAGTACTTAAAGGGTACTATGGACTATGGTATCACTTATACTGGGTTCCCTTCAGTTTTAGAAGGATATTCGGATGCAAGTTTGATAACCAACATCGAAGATCATTCATCTACGACTGGTTGGATATTCCCACTTGGAGGAGGTGCTatatcatgggcttctaagaagcaaacATGTATTACAAGTTCAACCATGGAGTCTGAATTTGTAGCTTTAGCTGCAGctggtaaggaagctgattggttgAGGAATCTAATTCATGAAATTCCTTTGTGGCCAAAGCCAATATCTCCTATTTCCATCCGTTGTGACAGTGAAGCTACTTTGGCTAAGGCTTATAGCCATGGAAAGTCTAAACAATTAGGTGTTAGACACAGTATGGTTCGCGAGCTGATTTCACATGAAGTGATATCCGTAAGTTTCGTTAGATCACAACAAAATTTAGTGGATCACTTGACTAAAGCATTAGCCTGAGACTTAGTGCACAAGTCGGCTATTggagtgggattgaagtccacataaatcttccaaagtgagacgcccaattcccttctagtacaacgctagaagctgaattcaatgaggtaagcttactttctgaagattgaaacacataaaattctgatcccaaagtatgtgtttagacctgcaagttgagttaggttgaagttattcttgttaatagttcttttgaaaattGCATATGCAGGTGTAAGATGTAAAAGGACTACCTATGTgagcatgaagttttgccgctttaatggagctttggacttagctgccaatatgttcactgaaggattgggacacatgacttataatagtgtcaagattgtcttagggatatgtaagaaactgatgtgtataatactttatagttttcatatgactggaagggttcaatttctgaaacaccctgatactcgaattatcataaatattatactaagtgaaaattcaatttctgaaacgttcgaagagtgtggagtacacgtccgTAGGAGTTGGCTGCTAACTGTCGCGCAAAATATGGGGGTCAAGGGGgtgcgcccccttgcggggtccaaggggcagcgcccctggctgggGCAGGGGTCGAGGGGGCAGCACCCCTGGCGGGGCTCGGGGCAACGCCCCGAAATCTCAACCGAAATTGCACTAGTCGTTACTTAAGGAAAGTGCATTCGAACCCTTTTAGAGAATAGACATGCTTTTTCGGTATGTCTTTTTCCGCCAAAAATGAAGGGACACACCCTTTCATTTCCCAACTGTTTCTATAACAGTTTTATGTGGACGTTTTGTTCATATTCTGCATTCATCAACAaacaaaaaacacacacatactctctaacaatttgatcggTGATTTCATTgtcaaaaacactgattgcgttcttgtcttatccctgtaaagatttcgtgcaaccaaggCAATCGCAGAGTCGAAATACTTATagaaagtgattacacgattcaagaacgaatctgaCAATCAATTCATACCCGATTTCTAACAGTGGGCACTGCCATTACAATAAAGGCCCAAGTGATAATAATTACCAGCGATTTATTTTGATGTCCCAATTATTTTGAAGGCTCCCAACTGATATTAATTATTTAGCGATTAATTTGAATGTCTTAACATATATAATATAAAGGCCCAATAGATTAGAAAATGTTGCCCCGTATATTTTACTGCCCTGGGCCTTGGCCCAGGTCGCCCATAGTCTTAACCGGCTTGTGAGAGAGAATATATGAGAACGAGACTCATGGTATTAAGGttaaggtaggttggttgaagtgAGAACAACGATATGAGTCTTGTGTGACAGTATGATCCCTCTTAAACTGAAAGAGAATTTTTCAAGGCAGCAATTAGACTCACCAAGTTGTAAGGTTCATAGTGTTGGTCAATAACCAAGGCTCAAGAGAGAATTATGGAGAGAGAATGATGGAGGTAGCAGAAATAAGGATGTTTAAGGGTACATGTAGTAAAATCATGTTAGATGTGATTCCAAATGGTGTTTAGGGAGAAACTTGAAGTTAGAAGCATCGTCGATAAACAAAGAAAAACACATAATTGCTATAATAAtatataactagttgtggagccctcgcttcgcgccgggggctccgttttgaatgcgagttaaaaaaaaaagtttttccttttgtggatctattttgtaaaaaagaatttttttcgatatctaacattgaagggttgttccttttgtgaaagttgcttcttttagcgttaaagttagttgatctattttgtaaaaaaaaatatttttcgacatcttttggtaggttGAAGGATTGTttcttttaagaaagttgcttcttttatcgttggagaaaaaaaaatgtagcacagtagtgACTTATGTGGGTTCTACTATTTGAGCGCAGTGTAGAAGCCGGTAAAGCATGGTGGGTGtttttagtgttagtgatgggataaataataatttataatataggtataaagtagggggttcaatttgtattttaatgaaagttaagaggttggtttgtaaaaaatgaaaaattgaatagtactgttcataacaaataagacaaattttgttatTAGTTATATTGGTAAGGTAATGGTAATTTGGTTCTTTTAataaatttatatgtataaataacaattgttttatttatttattgaatttgAATATTAATTTTGGAAAGTTTGAGTCTATTAATTGAGACTTAGCTTATCAGGAGTTAGCCAATCCCTTCCTGTTAAAGTTACATTAATTGTTCAAAACTTTTGAAAACCCTCGCAACCTCCCGCTAACGCACTAGATTACACATCGCCGGAAATGGGCCACCGCCATGACACCGGAGACAACCACCATCACGCCGTCGATGGTCTAATAAACCTCTTCACTAAGGCCAATAACGATCTAACTGTTGTCCACAATCGCCTCGAAAAAGAGTTTCGCCAAATCTATCCCGATAACGTAATTGCACACTTTTTCTAGGGTTTAATAATCTGAATTTTATTTGTAATGCGTGTACTTAATTTTGTAACTGTTGCAGGCGAATCCGATGAAACTTGTGTACAGGATCAAAAAGATACAAGATGAATTACCTTCATTAAAAGAACAATGCCGCGAATTACTCTCTGCAAAACAGGTTGTATACATAAACCCTAATTCAGTTATTTTCTATTGAAGATATATGTAATTTAATTTATCTGTACAAATTTCATTAATTAAACTAGTAAAATCAATATTCCGTAGAATGATAAAGTTGTTGATGATTATGGCTTTTAATTTGTAGGTGTTTATGATTAATGCAATGTAGACTGTAATCAATTAGGGTTTATTATCAATTAGAAGCTAACCATTTCCTGATACTTTTTGTGTCATGCAAACCATATAGATATCTGAACCGAAACCACATCTTAAATTCTGAAGGTTTACAATGTTAAAGTTAATCCTCTGCCTATTGCAAACTTGTTATGCGAACTAGCTGTTACAGCTTAATGACACGTACTGTATATCAGTATTTACTTTAAGATTCCAGTGTTTCCACATTGTAAAAGAACAGTTCTTGCCGAAACGTACCTCTTAGTGGAACATATCTTCCTGAAATTTATCTCTTAGAGGAATATATCTTGCTGAAATTGATCTCTTAGAGGAACAGTTCTTGCTGAAATCCATCTCTTAGAGGAACAATTGTTGCAAATTGGGTTATAAAAATCTTTTAAAAAACGCGACAGTGAATTGGACTTCAGTGTATCATTGTATTCGCATTTCAAACAAACAAAAAAAGTAAATAATGGGAAACCTGAAGAGCAAAATGCTTTCAGACATGACTTTTGCAGAATTTTTTTTTGATTGAAAATATAAAATCCACTTTTTATGTTATTTTATAACACTTATTAAAACTCCATTTTGTTGTATTCAATTACTATACTCTTTTCATCATATAGATGCTCATGCTCTTTATGTGTTTTAAGTGGAAAATGTAAACCTTTGAACTTGTTTCAAAATCTTTACTAGTTTTAATTGAGATGAAAAATACCTTCCATTATCGCTAGAATAATCAGGATGTAAGATTGGAGAGACTTTTCTGCAACTAAACGCACCCTAGATATTTGCTTCAGTATTGCACTACCGACGATTGCTTGACTCAACCTATGGTCCGATGCGATGTAACTTGGCGATTACTCGTTATTACTCGGGTATTACTTCTTTCAAGGCCCCGACCAATTACCGCGATTAGCGAGTTTTGCAAACTTGATTTGCTTATACCGAAGCGgattttatatttttataagatTATGATTTTTAAGAACTTAGACACTTTTTGGGAACTAAATGCACCTTAGATGCTTGCTCAACCTAGATTGGTCTAAATTTCTGGCGTGAGTATTAAATTTCATAGCTAAAGCTTTACTTACCAAGTCAATTAACAGCCAACATAAAATTATTAAATTGCATTTCATTTATCAGCTTACAGTTTTAGTATATGAACAATGCATTAAGAAAGGGTTCCTTGCAATTTGAACACATTAACAGTTCATTTATGTATCACAAAGTTGTTTGTGTAACCTAAAATGTGCTACAAGCTAGTAGCACAACCCAAATAAAGTTGATCAAGCTTTGTGTGTCTACTGTCTAACTCGAGATAAGCAAATTGTGTATAAAATTGAATATTTTTTTCCCATGAAATATGTAGGATTTGATTGATAAAGCCAGGACGAATATAGTTGGAAACAGAGCTTCGTTACAAAGGTTACAAACGTCCATGGGTGTTCCGGTCATAAGTGATTCTGAAGATTCTGCCTATACAAACTTTAATGAGGTGATATTGAATTTGCTTAACTTAACAGCATGTATGTGCATTTCTGTTTCATAACACCTAATcttcccaaatttttttttttatcaaaataccGTTTATTCCTCTGATTCTAGTTAGTTTTACTTATAGAACACTGTGGTGCTTTATAATTTGATTCAAAGTTACTGTGAAATATGTGAAGTTAATAAAATGTATTTGCTATTATATGTTTTGACTTTTCATGGTTGTGTTTTCCAAGTGGTGCGTATAGATTTTGCACCATTTCCAGTAAACAACCTAAATTCACAACGGCAACATATCCCATGTTTGAACACAAAACAGTGATGGAAACTTTTAGGTGGATCTATCCTAAATTTGTCAGTCTATACTCGTGTTTTTCATAAAGAAAATGCTTAAATTTACACTGGAAAAAGTTTTTTCTTGGGTGGATCCACCTACAAAATTCTGTTATGGTTATGAATGTGTGGTCAACATATGGGGGTTTATGTTGTTGCTACATTTCTTGTTCCTTCAGTTAttatgtattgagtatcttgtgcTGTTTTCTTGCTGTTAATCGAAGAGAGCTTTTTCTGACATCGTAATATTTGATGCTAAAAAACAGGTTATTGATGAATGGACTCTGCAAGTCAGGTCTAGAACAGGTAAAGTGTTTTTTAACTTCAATTTGATAGAGTTTTTATTATGAAATTGCAACCTTTCCATAGAAATATTTGCCATTGTCTAATTGATCATTATCATCAATAACAATTAGTTGTCTCATCGTTTTTTGTTGAATGATAGTTTAGATTTTATGCAAATATTCAAACATTTTATTATTTTAGGAGCCTGTGTCAATGTCAAACATAATAGTATGTAATGATACCATGAATCATTGACGAGAATCTAATAAAATTTGAATTTTTTAGGTGACGAGGTTCATGAAGGTTCAGAGGATATTAATAAGATGCTATTCTCAGCAATTGTTAATTGAATGACTGATCTTGAACTCGCTTTTTAGATTGACCCACAATATATGATAGTGTGTGTTGTTAAGTTGATCGAAGTATCCTTGTATTTGTGGTCTATCCCGtaccccacttttgtgggattgggtaatgttgttgttattgtataTTTGTGGCCTATCATCTGTGATTTTGATGATGGTTTCC of the Rutidosis leptorrhynchoides isolate AG116_Rl617_1_P2 chromosome 5, CSIRO_AGI_Rlap_v1, whole genome shotgun sequence genome contains:
- the LOC139850262 gene encoding uncharacterized protein, coding for MGHRHDTGDNHHHAVDGLINLFTKANNDLTVVHNRLEKEFRQIYPDNANPMKLVYRIKKIQDELPSLKEQCRELLSAKQDLIDKARTNIVGNRASLQRLQTSMGVPVISDSEDSAYTNFNEVIDEWTLQVRSRTGDEVHEGSEDINKMLFSAIVN